The following proteins come from a genomic window of Gemmatimonadota bacterium:
- a CDS encoding anthranilate synthase component 1 — MTPTRLGIVTPVVRRIPGAGDPLSWYRAVSADGATPHTQLLESADHTPGGTTRSLIGVRSAVHLTADRTTVTVAPTSPNGPAAIAWLAERRPDGRTDSAGIFRLAIPAGGPDPAERDRFRQPSPLDIVRELAGQIQLAGAPARWCHLLIGTIGYDAIDYFETLPAGPQPEAEAPRVEFWVPDRLIVVDHTRDTTTLIATTWSGPGDEYRRHDASADLAALVELGSGLPANLAHRRLDGGIPEAPAVDQDDPAFEAVVTELAEHLRAGDGYQVVASRTFTLPCPEPLTAYGILRAANPSPYLFFLNGPATVLFGASPETCLRVDGPTRRATIVPIAGTVPRGRRPDGTIDPDLDTRYEVALRSDPKELAEHLMLVDLARNDLARISMPGTRSVTRLLDVERYSHVMHLVSEVTGVLRDGVDAIEAYAATMPMGTLVGAPKLEAASLLRRVEPGRRGYYGGAVGYLLSDGSLETAIVIRSAVVRDGVASVRAGAGIVLDSIPAKEAAETRRKAAAVIGAIQRAAPEVANA, encoded by the coding sequence GTGACGCCAACCCGCCTCGGAATCGTGACCCCGGTGGTCCGGCGGATCCCGGGCGCCGGTGACCCGCTTAGCTGGTATCGGGCCGTCAGCGCCGACGGGGCCACGCCCCACACCCAGCTGCTTGAGTCCGCCGACCACACGCCCGGCGGAACGACCCGGAGCTTGATCGGCGTCCGCTCCGCGGTGCACCTCACCGCCGACCGAACGACCGTCACGGTCGCTCCGACCTCGCCGAACGGCCCGGCCGCCATTGCCTGGCTGGCCGAGCGGCGGCCGGACGGCCGAACCGACTCAGCCGGCATCTTTCGACTCGCGATACCGGCCGGTGGACCCGATCCGGCGGAGCGGGACCGGTTCCGCCAACCGTCCCCCCTCGATATCGTCCGGGAGTTGGCCGGCCAGATCCAACTCGCCGGCGCCCCGGCGCGGTGGTGCCATCTCCTGATCGGCACCATCGGCTACGACGCGATCGACTATTTCGAGACGTTGCCGGCGGGGCCCCAACCCGAGGCCGAGGCGCCTCGGGTCGAGTTCTGGGTTCCCGATCGGCTCATCGTCGTGGACCACACGAGAGACACCACGACCCTCATCGCCACGACCTGGTCCGGTCCCGGCGACGAGTACCGCCGCCATGATGCCAGCGCCGACCTGGCCGCCCTCGTCGAGTTGGGGTCCGGTCTTCCCGCCAACCTCGCCCACCGCCGCCTGGACGGCGGCATACCTGAGGCCCCGGCCGTCGACCAGGATGACCCAGCCTTCGAGGCCGTCGTGACCGAACTCGCCGAACACCTCCGCGCAGGCGACGGATATCAGGTGGTGGCCTCCCGGACGTTCACGCTTCCCTGTCCCGAGCCGTTGACGGCCTATGGGATTCTCCGAGCCGCCAATCCCAGCCCGTATCTCTTCTTCCTCAACGGCCCCGCCACCGTGCTGTTCGGCGCCTCGCCGGAAACGTGCCTGCGCGTCGACGGACCAACTCGACGGGCCACCATTGTCCCGATTGCCGGAACAGTTCCGAGGGGTCGGCGACCGGACGGGACGATCGACCCGGACCTCGATACCCGCTACGAGGTCGCGCTCCGCTCCGATCCCAAGGAACTCGCCGAGCACCTGATGCTGGTCGATTTGGCCCGGAACGACCTGGCCCGGATTTCGATGCCGGGCACTCGTTCGGTAACCCGGCTCCTCGACGTGGAACGATACAGCCACGTGATGCACTTGGTCTCCGAAGTAACCGGCGTCCTCCGCGACGGCGTCGACGCGATCGAGGCCTACGCGGCGACGATGCCGATGGGGACGCTGGTCGGGGCGCCGAAGCTCGAAGCCGCGTCGTTGCTCCGGCGGGTCGAACCCGGTCGCCGGGGCTACTACGGGGGCGCGGTCGGATACCTGCTGTCGGATGGCTCGCTCGAAACCGCGATCGTGATCCGATCCGCAGTGGTCCGCGATGGGGTCGCCTCGGTTCGCGCTGGTGCCGGCATCGTCCTGGACTCGATCCCGGCCAAGGAGGCGGCCGAGACCCGCCGGAAAGCCGCGGCCGTCATCGGCGCGATCCAGCGCGCGGCGCCCGAGGTGGCAAATGCCTAA
- the aroF gene encoding 3-deoxy-7-phosphoheptulonate synthase: protein MIIVLKHHATRADADELIDTIRSQGLTPLHMPGTERVVLGALGDERVLARLGLEAHPMVESVKPILAPYKLVARELHPADTVVELGGVPIGGERLVVIAGPCSVESDEQMQATATAVVAAGASILRGGAFKPRTSPYAFQGLGQAGLEILRRASEATGTPTLTEVVDAADVELVDRYADGFQAGARNMQNFRLLKALGQTRKPVVLKRGPAARIDDLLLAAEYILAEGNPNVILCERGIQSFDPATRNTLDLSAVPAIKARSHLPVIVDPSHGTGVREYVAPMAKAAIACGADGLLIEVHVDPRTALSDGHQSLFPAQFAALMRDLGRFAAAAGRTL from the coding sequence ATGATCATTGTCTTGAAGCACCATGCCACCCGCGCGGACGCCGACGAGCTGATCGATACGATCAGGTCGCAAGGGCTCACACCGCTGCATATGCCCGGTACCGAGCGGGTCGTTCTCGGCGCCCTCGGCGACGAACGGGTCCTCGCCCGACTCGGACTCGAAGCCCACCCAATGGTCGAGAGCGTCAAGCCGATCCTGGCCCCCTACAAGCTGGTGGCCCGCGAACTCCATCCCGCCGACACCGTGGTCGAGCTCGGCGGAGTCCCGATCGGCGGCGAACGGCTGGTCGTGATCGCCGGGCCCTGCTCGGTTGAAAGTGACGAGCAGATGCAGGCCACCGCCACCGCGGTGGTCGCGGCCGGCGCCTCCATCCTCCGAGGCGGCGCCTTCAAGCCCCGGACCAGCCCGTACGCGTTTCAAGGCCTCGGCCAAGCCGGCCTCGAGATCCTGAGGCGGGCCTCCGAAGCGACTGGAACCCCGACCCTGACCGAGGTGGTCGACGCCGCGGACGTGGAGTTGGTCGATCGGTACGCGGACGGGTTTCAAGCCGGCGCCCGGAACATGCAGAATTTCCGGCTTCTCAAGGCGTTAGGCCAGACCCGGAAACCGGTAGTTCTGAAACGCGGTCCGGCCGCTCGCATCGACGACCTGCTGCTCGCGGCCGAGTACATCTTGGCCGAGGGCAATCCGAACGTCATTCTGTGCGAGCGCGGCATCCAGAGTTTCGACCCGGCCACTCGCAATACGCTCGACCTGTCGGCCGTCCCCGCCATCAAGGCGCGCAGCCACCTGCCGGTCATCGTCGATCCGTCCCATGGCACTGGGGTCCGCGAATATGTCGCGCCCATGGCGAAGGCCGCCATCGCCTGCGGGGCGGACGGACTGCTCATCGAGGTTCATGTCGACCCGCGAACCGCCCTGTCCGACGGACACCAATCGCTTTTCCCAGCCCAATTCGCGGCGTTGATGCGTGACCTCGGCCGGTTCGCCGCGGCGGCGGGGAGGACCCTGTGA
- a CDS encoding aminotransferase class V-fold PLP-dependent enzyme yields MLLSQRHLFDIPADVAYLNCAYMSPLANSVTKAGQAGLVRKQRPWNVSPADFFTLTQQARETFARLIGPGAAAEDIAIVPAASYGMATAAANIPLTKGDRILVLEGEFPSTILTWRERARATGAELVTLPEPPDHDWTRVILAAIDDRTRVAALPAVHWISGAALDLKAIRQRLQAVQGALVLDLTQSLGAMPFDAGDIDPDFMVAACYKWLLGPYSTGFLYVAPRHHGGRPLEHHWFGRAGSENFSGLGYPEEFQPGARRFDMGEPANFALLPAAIAAVELILSWGVANIAATAGAFAEDIVARGGDLGLTAVPPRLRAPHYVGLTSRAGLAPGLADRLAASRVYVTVRGGRSLRITPHVYNEPADVDRLFSVLTQALA; encoded by the coding sequence ATTCTCCTCTCTCAGCGTCATTTGTTCGATATCCCGGCCGACGTGGCGTATCTCAACTGCGCCTATATGTCCCCGCTCGCCAACTCGGTCACCAAGGCCGGGCAGGCGGGGTTGGTCCGGAAGCAGCGGCCGTGGAACGTGTCCCCCGCTGATTTCTTTACCCTGACCCAGCAGGCGCGGGAGACCTTTGCCCGGCTGATCGGACCGGGCGCCGCCGCCGAGGACATCGCGATCGTTCCGGCCGCCAGCTACGGGATGGCCACCGCCGCGGCCAACATCCCCCTCACCAAAGGCGACCGGATCCTGGTGCTGGAGGGCGAGTTCCCCTCGACCATCCTGACCTGGCGGGAACGGGCCCGGGCCACCGGCGCCGAGCTGGTCACGCTGCCGGAACCTCCCGACCACGACTGGACCCGCGTCATCCTGGCCGCCATCGACGACCGGACCCGGGTGGCGGCCCTCCCGGCCGTGCACTGGATCAGCGGCGCGGCGCTCGACCTCAAAGCCATCCGCCAGCGCCTCCAGGCGGTCCAGGGCGCGCTGGTGCTCGACTTGACCCAATCGTTAGGCGCCATGCCCTTCGACGCCGGCGACATCGACCCGGACTTCATGGTGGCCGCCTGTTATAAATGGCTGCTCGGACCGTACAGCACCGGGTTCCTCTACGTGGCGCCCCGCCACCACGGGGGCCGGCCGCTCGAGCACCATTGGTTCGGCCGGGCCGGCTCGGAGAACTTCAGCGGACTCGGGTATCCGGAAGAGTTCCAACCGGGGGCCCGGCGGTTCGACATGGGGGAGCCGGCGAACTTCGCGCTCCTTCCCGCCGCCATCGCCGCCGTCGAGTTGATTCTGAGTTGGGGGGTGGCCAACATCGCGGCAACCGCCGGGGCCTTTGCAGAGGACATCGTCGCCCGCGGCGGCGACCTCGGCCTGACGGCGGTCCCACCGAGGCTCCGGGCGCCGCATTATGTTGGCCTGACCTCGCGGGCCGGGCTGGCCCCCGGATTGGCCGACCGACTGGCCGCCAGCCGGGTGTATGTGACCGTTCGGGGCGGCCGGTCGCTCCGAATTACCCCCCACGTCTATAACGAACCGGCCGACGTCGACCGACTGTTCAGCGTCCTGACCCAGGCCCTGGCTTGA
- a CDS encoding S9 family peptidase: protein MRILRFGLAVAALHTPIVAAMAQRPMTAEDVLAIRQVSDAQISPDGKWVAYVVTAADMAQNAANSDVWLVAADCAGPAACPPVRLTSSPKADGQPRWSPDGRWIGFVSAREDRPQVWLIRPHGGEAEKLTDSKTGVQSFQWSPDGKRIAFLATRAPTADEEKKEKEKDDAIVVDRDFRMSWLWTIDLATKKAAELVKGEFQVGDPQWSPDGTRIAFTTTPTPKADDGSRSDIHIVTVATGERRQLIENAGPDNGPRWSPDGRWIAYLSRGDTLRAFGQQRLTVIAADGGRPRSVSPSFLYQPGPATWSADGQTLFFASPTRTTTQMYSVPVAGGEPKQLTQVRGVMSSPTMSADRRTLAFTFGTVQQPNDVYVAPVSAAIEPRRLTNHHPDLAQIALGRSETIRWKSKDGMEIEGVLVYPVGHDPAKRYPTMAFIHGGPSGVWTESFPGSWGNYAHVWAGQGWVSFFPNVRGSSGYGEKYLKANVRDWGGGDYQDIQTGLDHLVKRGIADSTRLGQSGWSYGGYMTAWTLTQTNRFKGVMVGAGLTNMYSMYSTNDLQTTLENYFGAEPWDDEQAYRRASAMTFIKQAKTPTLILHGQQDNRVPIGQAQELYMGLTKNEVPVTLVFFPREGHGLSEPRHQLDKIKREYSFFAKTVLGVEVKDKPELVP from the coding sequence ATGCGAATACTCCGATTTGGGCTTGCCGTGGCGGCCCTGCATACGCCGATCGTCGCCGCCATGGCCCAGCGGCCGATGACGGCCGAAGACGTGCTGGCCATCCGCCAGGTCAGTGACGCCCAGATCTCACCGGACGGGAAGTGGGTGGCCTATGTCGTTACGGCCGCCGATATGGCCCAGAACGCGGCGAACAGTGACGTGTGGCTGGTGGCCGCCGATTGTGCGGGGCCGGCCGCTTGCCCGCCGGTTCGGTTGACCTCGAGCCCGAAAGCGGACGGCCAACCCCGGTGGTCGCCGGACGGCCGGTGGATCGGGTTCGTGTCGGCCCGGGAAGACCGGCCCCAGGTCTGGTTGATCCGCCCGCACGGTGGCGAAGCGGAGAAGCTGACCGATTCGAAGACCGGGGTCCAGTCGTTCCAATGGTCGCCCGATGGGAAGCGGATCGCGTTCCTGGCCACCCGGGCACCGACGGCTGACGAGGAGAAGAAAGAGAAAGAGAAGGACGACGCGATCGTGGTCGATCGCGATTTCCGAATGAGCTGGCTCTGGACCATCGACCTGGCCACCAAGAAGGCCGCCGAGTTGGTGAAGGGTGAATTCCAGGTCGGGGACCCGCAGTGGTCGCCGGACGGAACCCGGATTGCCTTCACGACCACCCCGACACCCAAGGCGGACGACGGCAGCCGGTCCGACATCCACATCGTCACGGTCGCCACCGGCGAGCGGCGGCAGTTGATCGAGAACGCCGGACCCGACAACGGGCCCCGGTGGTCGCCGGACGGCCGGTGGATCGCCTACTTGTCCCGCGGCGACACCCTCCGGGCGTTCGGGCAGCAACGGCTGACCGTGATTGCGGCGGACGGCGGCAGGCCGCGATCGGTGAGCCCGAGCTTCCTCTACCAGCCGGGTCCCGCGACGTGGTCTGCGGACGGCCAAACACTGTTCTTCGCCTCGCCGACCCGGACCACGACGCAGATGTATTCGGTCCCGGTGGCGGGCGGCGAGCCCAAGCAGCTAACGCAGGTCCGGGGCGTGATGAGCTCACCAACGATGTCGGCGGACCGGCGGACCCTGGCGTTCACGTTCGGCACGGTGCAGCAGCCCAACGACGTGTACGTCGCGCCGGTCTCGGCAGCGATCGAACCGCGCCGGCTGACCAACCATCATCCGGACCTGGCCCAGATTGCGTTAGGTCGGAGCGAGACGATTCGGTGGAAGAGCAAGGACGGGATGGAAATCGAGGGCGTCCTGGTCTATCCCGTCGGCCACGATCCGGCCAAGCGGTACCCGACCATGGCCTTCATTCATGGCGGGCCCTCCGGAGTCTGGACGGAGTCCTTCCCGGGGAGTTGGGGCAATTACGCCCACGTATGGGCCGGGCAGGGCTGGGTGAGTTTCTTTCCCAACGTCCGCGGGTCGAGCGGGTACGGCGAGAAGTACCTCAAGGCCAACGTCCGGGACTGGGGTGGCGGCGACTATCAAGACATTCAAACCGGGCTCGACCATTTGGTGAAGCGGGGAATCGCCGATTCGACCCGCCTGGGCCAGAGCGGCTGGAGCTACGGCGGGTACATGACGGCGTGGACCTTGACCCAGACCAACCGGTTCAAGGGCGTCATGGTCGGGGCGGGGCTCACCAACATGTACTCGATGTACTCGACCAACGACCTCCAAACCACCTTGGAGAATTACTTCGGGGCCGAACCCTGGGACGACGAGCAGGCCTACCGCCGAGCGTCGGCGATGACGTTCATCAAGCAGGCCAAGACCCCGACCCTGATTCTCCACGGCCAGCAGGACAACCGGGTGCCGATCGGCCAGGCGCAGGAGCTGTACATGGGCCTCACGAAGAACGAGGTGCCGGTCACCTTGGTGTTCTTCCCGCGGGAAGGCCACGGGCTCTCGGAACCCCGCCATCAATTAGACAAGATCAAGCGAGAGTACTCATTCTTTGCCAAGACCGTCCTCGGGGTCGAGGTGAAGGACAAACCGGAGCTGGTGCCATGA
- a CDS encoding S9 family peptidase, with protein MTMIVRVVTGLALLAGPLAAQSGITAEQAAGMRQLGNVRISPDGRWVAYTVTVQDLKQSSTNSDIWLVSSAGGEPVRLTNSKAVDDQARWSPDGKWIAFVSTRDGKPQIYRISPFGGEAEKLTDSKSGVQGLEWAADSRRIAYVAGREPTPDEERKQKEKDDAIEVDRNFVPARLHVFDLGAMKATEVVKGDYQIIGAAWSPDGKQIAYVSMPTPRADDSRHTDVMIVDVASGATRRLIENAGPDANPSWSPDGNWIAFDTKSANRASTTQSKLVVVAAAGGAPRTLAGDFHYQPGPTAWAPDGKSLYFWAVTRTRPELYQVAVAGGPVKQISDLKGSLGLFAGGPPSLSADGRMIAFGRSTVETPDEVYVARVESPWVHTALTTLHPELAGVAMGRGEVVRWKSRDGMEAEGVVVYPVGYQPGKRYPTVAIIHGGPSGVWDESFPANWYNPAQVYAAQGWVAFLPNPRGSSGYGEKYLAANYRDWGGGDYQDIQTGLDYLVKRGIADSTKLAQGGWSYGGYMSAWTLTQTNRFKAIMVGAGLTNMYSMYSTNDLQSVLEDYFGGEPWDDEQAYRRASAMVHIKQAKTPTLILHGQQDTRVPVGQAQELYMGLKKNDIPVELVFFPREPHGLQEPRHALDKIVREYNFFAKYVLGVEPKPKAELVP; from the coding sequence ATGACGATGATTGTGCGGGTAGTGACGGGCCTCGCGCTTCTGGCGGGGCCCTTGGCGGCGCAGTCGGGCATCACCGCGGAACAGGCCGCGGGGATGCGGCAGCTCGGCAACGTCCGGATCTCGCCGGACGGGCGGTGGGTTGCCTACACCGTCACGGTGCAGGACCTGAAACAGAGCAGCACCAACTCGGACATTTGGTTGGTGTCGTCGGCCGGCGGTGAGCCGGTCCGCCTCACCAACAGCAAGGCGGTCGACGATCAGGCGCGGTGGTCGCCCGACGGCAAATGGATCGCGTTCGTGTCCACGCGCGACGGCAAGCCGCAGATCTATCGGATCTCGCCGTTTGGCGGCGAGGCCGAGAAGCTCACCGACTCGAAGTCGGGCGTGCAGGGGCTCGAGTGGGCCGCGGACAGCCGGCGGATCGCCTATGTCGCCGGGCGCGAGCCGACGCCCGACGAGGAGCGGAAGCAGAAAGAAAAGGACGACGCCATCGAGGTCGATCGAAATTTCGTCCCGGCGCGTCTTCATGTCTTCGATCTCGGCGCCATGAAGGCTACCGAGGTCGTCAAGGGCGACTATCAGATTATCGGAGCGGCCTGGTCGCCCGACGGGAAGCAGATTGCCTACGTCTCGATGCCGACGCCGCGGGCCGATGATAGCCGGCACACCGACGTCATGATCGTCGATGTTGCCTCGGGAGCGACCCGCCGGTTGATCGAGAACGCAGGGCCGGATGCCAATCCGAGCTGGTCGCCGGACGGCAATTGGATCGCGTTCGACACCAAATCCGCCAATCGGGCTTCGACGACGCAATCGAAGCTCGTGGTGGTGGCGGCCGCCGGCGGGGCCCCGCGGACGCTGGCGGGTGATTTCCACTATCAACCCGGCCCGACCGCGTGGGCACCGGACGGGAAGTCGCTCTATTTCTGGGCGGTGACCCGGACCCGGCCCGAACTCTACCAGGTCGCGGTGGCCGGTGGGCCGGTCAAGCAGATTTCCGATCTCAAAGGATCGTTAGGCCTGTTCGCCGGGGGGCCGCCGTCGCTGTCGGCTGACGGCCGGATGATTGCGTTCGGGCGCTCCACGGTCGAGACGCCCGACGAGGTGTACGTCGCTCGGGTCGAATCGCCCTGGGTCCACACCGCGCTGACCACGCTGCATCCGGAGTTGGCCGGGGTGGCCATGGGCCGGGGCGAAGTGGTTCGGTGGAAGAGCCGGGACGGGATGGAGGCGGAAGGGGTGGTGGTGTATCCGGTTGGGTACCAACCCGGGAAGCGGTACCCGACGGTGGCGATCATCCACGGCGGCCCATCGGGTGTCTGGGACGAATCGTTTCCCGCCAACTGGTACAATCCGGCGCAGGTCTACGCCGCTCAAGGCTGGGTGGCGTTCCTGCCGAACCCCCGCGGCTCGAGCGGCTACGGGGAGAAATACCTGGCGGCCAACTACCGCGACTGGGGTGGCGGCGACTATCAAGACATTCAGACCGGCCTCGATTACCTGGTCAAGCGGGGCATTGCCGACTCGACCAAGCTGGCCCAGGGCGGCTGGAGCTACGGCGGTTATATGAGCGCCTGGACCCTGACCCAGACCAATCGGTTCAAAGCGATCATGGTTGGGGCGGGCCTGACCAACATGTACTCGATGTACTCGACCAACGACCTCCAGTCGGTGCTCGAGGACTACTTCGGGGGCGAGCCCTGGGACGACGAGCAAGCCTACCGCCGGGCCTCGGCCATGGTGCACATCAAGCAAGCCAAGACGCCGACCCTGATTCTCCACGGCCAGCAGGATACCCGGGTGCCGGTCGGGCAGGCGCAAGAGCTCTACATGGGGCTCAAGAAGAACGACATTCCGGTCGAGTTGGTGTTCTTTCCCCGGGAACCCCACGGGCTGCAGGAACCCCGGCACGCCCTCGACAAGATCGTCCGGGAGTACAACTTTTTCGCCAAGTATGTGTTGGGTGTCGAGCCCAAGCCCAAAGCGGAGCTGGTGCCATGA
- a CDS encoding D-aminoacylase: MIVRVAILGLLLAGPAAAQARIDVLIRGGSVYDGTGGPPRLADIGIAGDRIIFIGDAPVRVVPGRVIDARGLVVAPGFIDPHTHTDADARDPIRRRLVPFLAQGVTTVVMGSDGSGPFEVAAARQRLSAGLGVNAVFLVGHGTIRRHVLGMADRAPTAAELDSMRTLVAKGMREGAFGLSTGLYYAPASYATTEEVIELAKVAGRAGGYYDSHIRDESSYTIGLLGAVDEVLRIGREAALPVHFAHIKALGVDVWGKSDEVVAKILAARAGGLRVTADQYPYTASGTSVGASLLPRWAEAGGRDSLLRRINDPATRDKLVKEMTENLRRRGGAGSLLVTAGRWKGQRLAAIATAMKVDSISAALEIIKAGDAGVASFNMNDADIDRFMAQSFVVTGSDGSGGHPRKYGTFPRKIRRYALDRGVISLTRAIEASSGQTAQILGLAERGTLVVGNYADIAVFDSTTIEDQSTYDAPELLAVGMRYVLVNGRLAIDAGKATPVLAGRPLARRER, encoded by the coding sequence ATGATCGTTCGAGTTGCCATCCTCGGATTGCTGCTGGCCGGGCCCGCGGCGGCACAGGCCCGGATTGATGTCCTGATTCGCGGTGGCAGTGTGTATGACGGGACCGGGGGACCGCCGCGCCTGGCGGATATCGGGATTGCCGGTGACCGGATCATCTTCATCGGCGATGCCCCGGTCAGGGTGGTGCCGGGACGAGTGATCGACGCCCGGGGCCTGGTGGTGGCACCGGGATTCATCGACCCCCACACCCATACCGATGCCGATGCCCGGGATCCGATTCGGCGGCGGTTGGTGCCGTTCCTGGCCCAGGGTGTCACGACGGTCGTGATGGGCAGCGACGGCTCCGGGCCGTTCGAAGTGGCGGCCGCCCGCCAGCGGCTCAGCGCCGGTCTCGGCGTCAACGCCGTGTTCCTCGTCGGTCATGGCACCATCCGCCGCCACGTGCTCGGCATGGCGGACCGGGCGCCCACGGCGGCCGAGCTCGACAGCATGCGGACCCTGGTGGCCAAAGGAATGCGGGAAGGAGCCTTCGGCCTCTCGACGGGCTTGTACTATGCGCCCGCCAGCTATGCGACGACCGAGGAAGTGATCGAGCTCGCCAAGGTCGCGGGCCGGGCTGGTGGCTACTACGACTCCCATATCCGAGATGAGTCGAGCTACACGATCGGCCTGCTGGGTGCGGTGGACGAAGTGCTTCGGATCGGGCGCGAGGCGGCGCTCCCGGTTCACTTTGCCCACATCAAAGCGTTAGGCGTCGACGTCTGGGGGAAGAGCGACGAGGTGGTCGCCAAGATCCTGGCGGCCCGGGCGGGCGGCCTTCGGGTTACCGCCGACCAGTATCCCTATACCGCCTCGGGGACCAGCGTAGGCGCATCGTTGCTGCCTCGGTGGGCCGAAGCGGGCGGGCGTGACTCTTTGCTTCGGCGGATCAACGACCCGGCCACCCGAGACAAACTGGTCAAAGAGATGACCGAAAACCTCCGGCGCCGGGGCGGGGCCGGGTCGCTGCTGGTGACCGCGGGGCGGTGGAAGGGGCAGCGCTTGGCCGCGATCGCGACGGCCATGAAGGTGGACTCGATTTCAGCGGCCCTCGAGATCATCAAAGCCGGCGATGCCGGCGTGGCGTCGTTCAATATGAATGACGCCGATATCGACCGGTTCATGGCCCAGAGCTTCGTGGTGACCGGTTCGGACGGATCGGGAGGCCATCCCAGGAAATATGGGACGTTCCCTCGGAAGATCCGCCGGTATGCGCTGGACCGGGGGGTCATTTCCCTGACCCGGGCCATCGAAGCCAGCAGTGGTCAAACGGCCCAGATCCTCGGCCTGGCCGAACGGGGCACCTTGGTCGTCGGGAACTATGCCGACATCGCGGTGTTCGATTCCACCACGATCGAAGACCAGTCGACGTATGATGCGCCGGAGCTCTTGGCGGTGGGGATGCGCTATGTCCTGGTGAACGGCCGGCTGGCGATCGATGCCGGCAAGGCGACACCGGTCCTGGCCGGCCGTCCGCTGGCGCGGCGGGAACGATAG
- a CDS encoding acyl-CoA synthetase, with amino-acid sequence MPNPGIYDIGLDRGAANFAPLSPVSFLEWSASVYPDRPAVLHGARQFTWRQTYQRSRRLASALVRAGIGRGDTVAVMLTNTPEMYECHFGVPMTGAVLNTMNVRLDASTIAFMLDHGEAKVLITDREFSPTVRAALGQCSAKPMIIDVLDPEYAGPGDRLGEAEYEGFLAGGDPEFAWAPPPDEWDAISLNYTSGTTGNPKGVVYHHRGAHLNAINHVLMWGMPRHTVYLWTVPMYHCNGWCFPWTIAALAGTNVCLRKADAEAIFRLIKAHRVTHYCGAPIVHNTLLGAPDALWAGIGQRLHAFVAGAPPPIATLEAMERRGVELTHVYGLTEVYGPATVCAKQDDWNDLDVKDRAAKNGRQGVRYLLEDGVDVLDPDTMQPVPRDGETMGEIMFRGNVTMKGYLKNPTATVEALKDGWFHSGDLAVMHPDGYIKIKDRGKDIIISGGENISSIEVEDALYHHPAVFAAAVVAAPDPKWGETPRAFVELKPGASVTEAELIAHCRDRLAHYKIPKTVVFGALPKTSTGKIQKFVLRQQAKSASAIE; translated from the coding sequence ATGCCGAACCCCGGGATTTATGACATCGGCCTCGACCGGGGTGCGGCCAACTTTGCCCCGCTCTCGCCGGTGTCGTTCCTGGAATGGAGCGCCTCGGTGTACCCGGACCGCCCGGCGGTTCTCCACGGGGCCCGCCAGTTCACTTGGCGCCAAACCTACCAGCGGAGCCGGCGGCTGGCCTCGGCCCTGGTCCGGGCCGGAATTGGCCGCGGCGATACCGTCGCGGTCATGCTGACCAATACGCCCGAGATGTACGAATGCCATTTCGGCGTCCCGATGACGGGGGCGGTCCTCAACACGATGAACGTCCGGCTCGACGCGTCGACCATCGCCTTCATGCTCGACCACGGCGAAGCCAAGGTCCTGATCACGGATCGCGAGTTCAGTCCGACGGTTCGCGCCGCGTTAGGCCAATGTTCGGCCAAGCCGATGATCATCGATGTGCTCGACCCCGAGTATGCCGGCCCGGGCGACCGGCTGGGCGAGGCCGAGTACGAGGGCTTTCTGGCGGGGGGTGACCCGGAGTTTGCCTGGGCGCCGCCGCCGGACGAATGGGATGCGATCTCGCTCAACTACACCTCGGGCACCACCGGAAATCCCAAGGGTGTGGTGTATCATCACCGCGGCGCCCACCTCAATGCGATCAACCACGTCTTGATGTGGGGCATGCCCCGACACACGGTCTATCTCTGGACCGTGCCGATGTATCACTGCAACGGCTGGTGTTTCCCGTGGACCATCGCGGCGCTCGCGGGCACCAATGTCTGCCTCCGGAAGGCCGATGCCGAGGCGATTTTCCGCCTGATCAAAGCCCATCGGGTGACTCATTACTGCGGTGCCCCGATCGTGCACAACACGCTGCTGGGTGCGCCGGACGCCCTCTGGGCCGGGATCGGCCAGCGGCTGCATGCCTTCGTGGCCGGAGCGCCGCCGCCGATTGCCACGCTCGAGGCCATGGAGCGCCGCGGGGTCGAGTTGACCCACGTGTACGGTTTGACCGAGGTCTACGGGCCGGCCACGGTGTGTGCCAAACAGGATGACTGGAATGACCTCGACGTCAAGGACCGGGCCGCCAAGAATGGCCGCCAGGGGGTCCGGTACCTGCTCGAGGATGGGGTCGACGTGCTCGATCCGGACACCATGCAGCCGGTGCCGCGCGACGGGGAGACCATGGGCGAGATCATGTTCCGCGGGAACGTCACCATGAAGGGCTACCTCAAGAATCCAACGGCCACCGTCGAGGCGCTGAAGGACGGCTGGTTCCATTCGGGCGATTTGGCCGTGATGCACCCCGATGGCTACATCAAGATCAAGGACCGCGGCAAGGACATCATCATTTCGGGCGGTGAAAACATCTCGTCGATCGAAGTCGAGGATGCGTTGTACCACCATCCGGCCGTGTTTGCCGCCGCCGTGGTGGCGGCGCCCGATCCGAAATGGGGCGAGACCCCGCGGGCGTTCGTGGAACTCAAGCCGGGCGCGTCGGTAACAGAGGCGGAGCTGATCGCCCACTGCCGGGACCGGCTGGCGCACTACAAGATTCCGAAGACGGTGGTGTTCGGCGCCCTGCCGAAGACGTCCACCGGCAAGATTCAGAAGTTCGTGCTCCGCCAGCAGGCCAAATCGGCCTCGGCCATCGAATGA